In a single window of the Pseudomonas entomophila genome:
- a CDS encoding lipopolysaccharide kinase InaA family protein — MAVAQRETRQFDYYWQQQGEWVEEPNQRRGGESGVQRLSTEGGQTLYAKRQVGHIYRSLMHPFGRPTVLRELDALNSFEQLGVRVPRIVYAGAERDADHQWRALLVSEALDGFVELDAWHAGGARERYPQAVHERMLKDLADNLARMHLGHWQHGCLYGKHVFVKVIGEGEQARVEVALLDLEKCRRRIRCQRAAYNDLRQLRRHSSLNEAEWRSLLYFYQMAFGSAVKGLEQ, encoded by the coding sequence ATGGCAGTGGCCCAGAGAGAGACCAGGCAGTTCGATTATTACTGGCAGCAGCAAGGGGAATGGGTCGAGGAACCCAACCAGCGGCGCGGCGGCGAGAGTGGTGTGCAGCGGTTGTCCACGGAAGGTGGGCAGACGCTTTATGCCAAGCGTCAGGTTGGCCATATCTACCGCAGCCTGATGCACCCGTTTGGTCGGCCCACGGTCTTGCGAGAGCTCGACGCACTGAACAGTTTCGAGCAACTGGGTGTACGCGTACCGCGGATCGTCTACGCCGGCGCCGAGCGTGACGCCGATCATCAGTGGCGGGCCTTGCTGGTCAGCGAGGCGCTGGATGGTTTCGTCGAGCTCGACGCCTGGCATGCTGGCGGTGCCCGCGAGCGGTACCCGCAAGCGGTGCATGAGCGCATGCTCAAGGACCTGGCTGACAACTTGGCGCGCATGCACCTGGGGCATTGGCAACATGGCTGCTTGTACGGCAAGCATGTGTTCGTGAAGGTGATCGGCGAGGGTGAACAGGCCCGTGTCGAGGTTGCGCTGCTCGACCTTGAGAAGTGCCGGCGGCGTATCCGTTGCCAGCGTGCGGCGTACAACGACTTGCGTCAGTTACGTCGCCATTCGTCGTTGAACGAGGCGGAGTGGCGCAGCCTGCTCTATTTTTACCAGATGGCGTTTGGCAGCGCTGTCAAAGGGTTAGAGCAATGA
- a CDS encoding nuclear transport factor 2 family protein, with product MSDANSALITRFYQAFQRLDAEAMVACYSDDVVFSDPVFGTLRGQDAGDMWRMLTSRAKDFTLTFDNVRSDGAHWVATYLFSQTGRVVVNDIQARFVIRDGLICQHDDRFDLWRWSRQALGMPGVLLGWTPMLQNKVRQQAFKGLRAFQQAR from the coding sequence ATGAGCGATGCCAACAGCGCCTTGATCACCCGTTTCTACCAAGCGTTCCAGCGCCTGGACGCCGAGGCCATGGTGGCCTGCTACAGCGACGATGTCGTATTCAGCGATCCGGTCTTCGGCACCTTGCGTGGCCAGGATGCAGGTGACATGTGGCGCATGCTCACCTCCCGCGCCAAGGACTTCACCCTGACCTTCGACAATGTTCGCAGCGACGGCGCGCATTGGGTCGCCACCTATCTGTTCAGCCAGACCGGCCGTGTGGTGGTCAACGACATCCAGGCGCGTTTCGTGATCCGTGACGGGTTGATCTGCCAGCATGACGACCGTTTCGACCTGTGGCGCTGGTCGCGCCAGGCATTGGGTATGCCTGGCGTACTGCTGGGCTGGACACCGATGCTGCAAAACAAGGTGCGTCAGCAGGCGTTCAAGGGTTTGCGCGCATTCCAGCAGGCGCGTTGA
- a CDS encoding FadR/GntR family transcriptional regulator, giving the protein MSPLIKRSLVEQAVDQLRDRIAKGAWSVGQRLPTEPELASDLGISRNTVREAMRVLAFSGLVEIRQGDGSYLRTAQDPLQAVQAMSNCTLEHARETRHILEAEAIALAALRRSEEDLCDLRQALQHSAGHFHGDLDTYVACDLVFHQRLVDAAHNPALSELYRYFSGVVAATLQHNMGDVPRSQAVLDLHWDILDAIEQRDPQRAKRLSRTLIES; this is encoded by the coding sequence ATGTCCCCCCTGATCAAACGCTCCCTGGTGGAACAAGCCGTCGACCAGCTCCGCGATCGCATCGCCAAGGGCGCCTGGTCGGTAGGCCAGCGCCTGCCCACCGAACCCGAACTGGCCAGCGACCTCGGTATCAGCCGCAATACCGTTCGCGAAGCCATGCGCGTCCTGGCCTTCAGCGGCCTGGTAGAGATCCGCCAGGGCGACGGCAGCTACCTGCGCACGGCCCAGGACCCGCTGCAGGCTGTCCAGGCCATGTCCAACTGCACCCTGGAGCATGCCCGCGAGACCCGGCACATTCTCGAAGCCGAAGCCATCGCCCTGGCCGCCCTGCGTCGCAGTGAAGAGGATCTGTGCGACCTGCGCCAGGCCCTGCAGCACAGTGCAGGCCATTTTCACGGTGACCTGGACACCTACGTCGCCTGCGACCTGGTGTTCCATCAACGCCTGGTCGACGCCGCCCACAACCCGGCGCTCAGCGAGCTGTACCGCTATTTCTCCGGTGTGGTGGCCGCAACCCTGCAGCACAACATGGGTGACGTCCCCCGCAGCCAGGCCGTGCTTGACCTGCACTGGGACATCCTCGACGCCATCGAGCAACGTGATCCGCAACGGGCCAAGCGCCTGAGCCGGACCCTCATCGAATCCTGA
- a CDS encoding CynX/NimT family MFS transporter has translation MQQTRNTHPREAELDELLIDAEADDEQVQQHPAAVHRPWLLLLGLVLVALNLRPALSSMAPVLGQVAEGLGLNASQAGLLTTLPVLCLGLFAPLAPILARRFGSERVILGILLTLALGILVRSTLGVAGVFLGSLMAGASIGIIGVLLPGIVKRDFPRHAGTLTGVYTMALCLGAAMAAGATVPLAQHFDGSWAVGLGAWMIPALLAMLLWLPQARQGHGLHKVAYRVRGLWRDPLAWQVTLYMGLQSSLAYIVFGWLPSILIGRGLSPIEAGLVLSGSVIVQLASSLSAPWLATRGKDQRLAIVVVMLVTLAGLFGCLYAPVEGLWGWAVVLGLGQGGTFALALTLIVLRSQDAHVAANLSSMAQGVGYTLASMGPFAVGLVHDVTGGWGAVGWIFAVLGAGPIVFGLGAGRALHVGVVSEKR, from the coding sequence ATGCAACAGACCCGGAACACTCACCCCCGCGAAGCGGAACTCGATGAGTTGTTGATCGACGCCGAAGCCGATGACGAGCAGGTCCAGCAGCACCCGGCAGCGGTACATCGCCCCTGGCTGCTGTTGCTTGGGCTGGTGTTGGTGGCGCTGAACCTGCGCCCGGCGCTGTCGAGCATGGCGCCGGTGCTTGGCCAGGTTGCCGAAGGGCTGGGGCTCAATGCCTCCCAGGCCGGCCTGCTGACGACGTTGCCGGTGCTGTGCCTGGGGCTGTTCGCACCGCTGGCGCCAATACTTGCGCGGCGATTCGGTAGCGAGCGGGTGATCCTCGGCATCCTCCTCACCCTGGCACTGGGCATTCTCGTGCGCAGCACGCTCGGGGTGGCCGGCGTCTTTCTCGGCAGCCTGATGGCAGGGGCGAGCATCGGTATCATCGGGGTCTTGCTGCCGGGTATCGTCAAGCGTGATTTTCCACGGCATGCCGGCACCCTGACAGGGGTCTACACCATGGCTTTGTGCCTGGGGGCGGCCATGGCCGCAGGGGCGACGGTGCCGCTGGCGCAGCACTTCGACGGTAGCTGGGCCGTGGGCCTGGGGGCCTGGATGATACCGGCGTTGCTGGCCATGCTGCTGTGGCTGCCCCAGGCCCGCCAGGGGCATGGCCTGCACAAGGTCGCCTACCGTGTGCGCGGCCTGTGGCGCGATCCACTGGCCTGGCAGGTGACCCTGTACATGGGGCTGCAATCGTCGTTGGCCTATATCGTGTTCGGCTGGTTGCCGTCGATCCTGATCGGGCGCGGCTTGAGCCCCATCGAAGCCGGGCTGGTGCTGTCCGGCTCGGTGATCGTGCAACTGGCAAGCTCACTGAGCGCACCTTGGCTTGCGACCCGTGGCAAGGACCAGCGCCTGGCCATCGTGGTGGTGATGCTGGTGACCCTCGCTGGGTTGTTCGGCTGCTTGTATGCGCCCGTCGAAGGGCTTTGGGGCTGGGCGGTGGTGCTCGGGCTAGGGCAGGGCGGTACCTTTGCCCTGGCGCTGACCTTGATCGTGCTGCGCTCGCAGGATGCCCACGTGGCTGCCAATCTGTCGAGCATGGCCCAAGGGGTGGGGTACACCTTGGCATCGATGGGGCCGTTCGCCGTGGGGCTGGTGCATGATGTCACGGGCGGCTGGGGCGCGGTGGGGTGGATCTTCGCGGTATTGGGGGCGGGGCCAATCGTGTTCGGGCTTGGCGCCGGGCGGGCGCTGCATGTCGGGGTCGTCAGCGAAAAACGCTGA
- the colR gene encoding two-component system response regulator ColR yields MRILLVEDNRDILANLADYLGMKGYTVDCAQDGLSGLHLAATEHYDLIVLDIMLPGIDGYTLCKRLREDARRDTPVIMLTARDQLDDRLQGFRSGADDYLLKPFALSELAARIEAVLRRAQGGGRRTLQVADLSYDLDTLEVTRQGRLLKLNPVGLKLLAVLMQKSPHVLRREVLEEALWGDDCPDSDSLRSHVHQLRQVIDKPFEKALLHTVHGVGYRLAEGRDGV; encoded by the coding sequence ATGCGCATTCTTTTGGTTGAAGACAACCGCGATATCCTGGCCAACCTGGCCGACTACCTCGGTATGAAGGGCTATACCGTCGACTGTGCCCAGGACGGTCTTTCCGGCCTGCACCTGGCCGCCACCGAACACTACGACCTGATCGTGCTCGACATCATGCTCCCCGGCATCGATGGCTACACGCTGTGCAAGCGCCTGCGCGAGGATGCGCGCCGTGATACCCCGGTGATCATGCTCACCGCCCGCGACCAGTTGGACGACCGCCTGCAAGGGTTCCGCTCCGGTGCCGACGATTATCTGCTCAAGCCGTTCGCCCTGTCCGAGCTGGCCGCGCGCATCGAGGCCGTGTTGCGCCGTGCCCAGGGTGGCGGTCGGCGTACGTTGCAGGTCGCCGACCTGAGCTACGACCTCGACACGCTGGAGGTCACGCGCCAGGGCCGTCTGCTCAAGCTCAACCCGGTTGGCCTGAAGCTGTTGGCCGTGCTGATGCAGAAGAGCCCTCACGTGTTGCGCCGCGAAGTGCTGGAGGAAGCCCTGTGGGGCGATGACTGCCCGGACAGCGACAGCCTGCGCAGCCACGTCCACCAACTGCGCCAGGTGATCGACAAACCCTTCGAGAAAGCCCTGCTGCATACCGTCCATGGCGTCGGCTATCGCCTCGCCGAGGGCCGCGATGGAGTTTAA
- a CDS encoding phosphatase PAP2 family protein translates to MPETLRPRPINPWLYLGIPLFMAVALILLEWTSLDLDVADLFFDQAAGEFIGRHSYLLETVLHDRVKQGVIAFGLIAMVGFAASFFCKQLFGWRRELGCLVLALGLSTAFVTPLKKVTQVQCPWSLTQYGGKETYSKLLEPRPPTDKPGLCWPGGHAATGFCLFGLFFMLRDRRPRLARAALALAFVAGSVLSVGRMMQGAHFLSHNVWTAVFCWLIGLGSYYLVLYRRGVAVAAAPQNSVA, encoded by the coding sequence ATGCCGGAAACCCTTCGCCCTCGCCCGATCAACCCATGGCTGTACCTGGGCATCCCTTTGTTTATGGCCGTGGCCCTGATCCTGCTCGAATGGACCTCGCTGGACCTCGACGTCGCCGACCTGTTCTTCGACCAGGCCGCCGGTGAATTCATCGGCCGTCACAGTTATCTGCTGGAGACCGTGCTGCACGACCGAGTCAAGCAAGGGGTAATCGCCTTTGGGCTGATCGCCATGGTCGGGTTCGCCGCGAGTTTCTTCTGCAAGCAGCTGTTCGGCTGGCGCCGTGAACTGGGCTGCCTGGTGCTGGCGCTAGGGCTGTCGACGGCCTTTGTCACGCCCTTGAAGAAAGTAACCCAGGTGCAGTGCCCCTGGAGCCTGACCCAGTACGGAGGTAAGGAAACCTACAGCAAGCTGCTGGAACCGCGCCCACCCACCGACAAACCTGGGCTGTGCTGGCCGGGTGGTCATGCAGCGACCGGTTTCTGCCTGTTCGGCCTGTTCTTCATGCTGCGCGACCGGCGTCCGCGCCTGGCACGGGCGGCCCTGGCGCTGGCGTTCGTGGCCGGCTCGGTGTTGTCGGTCGGGCGGATGATGCAGGGGGCGCACTTTCTGTCACACAACGTGTGGACGGCGGTGTTCTGCTGGTTGATCGGGTTGGGGTCGTATTACCTGGTGCTGTATCGCCGGGGGGTGGCGGTGGCGGCAGCGCCACAGAACAGCGTCGCCTGA
- a CDS encoding class I SAM-dependent methyltransferase yields the protein MRSPIKLEFSDKYDRDHAQEYFRKHQDGLARRLSHQRDEQLARRALTLAGEPGLVLDLPCGAGRFWPLLAEKPNRVIIGADNSAAMIETACAAQPPEVVARVRPLQTSAFAIDLPDNSVDSIFCMRLFHHIGDPVHRQTILSEFQRVSRDSVILSLWVDGNFKAWRRRKLEARRSLRTGQDSYQNRFVLPAATVEEEFVSAGFKIQERLDFLPFYAMWRVYVLRKG from the coding sequence ATGCGAAGCCCTATCAAACTAGAATTCTCCGACAAGTACGACCGGGACCATGCCCAGGAATATTTCCGCAAGCACCAGGATGGTTTGGCCCGTCGTTTGTCGCACCAGCGTGATGAACAACTGGCCCGTCGTGCCTTGACCCTTGCCGGGGAGCCTGGGCTGGTCCTGGACCTGCCTTGCGGTGCCGGGCGCTTCTGGCCTTTGCTGGCGGAAAAGCCCAACCGCGTGATCATCGGGGCCGACAATTCTGCGGCGATGATCGAGACAGCTTGTGCGGCGCAACCGCCAGAGGTGGTGGCACGGGTACGGCCTTTGCAGACTTCAGCTTTCGCTATTGATCTGCCGGACAATTCGGTAGACAGCATCTTCTGCATGCGTTTGTTCCACCATATCGGCGATCCTGTTCATCGGCAGACTATTCTTTCTGAATTTCAAAGAGTTAGCCGCGATAGCGTGATCTTGTCGCTGTGGGTGGATGGTAATTTCAAGGCATGGCGGCGTAGAAAGCTGGAAGCACGGCGTAGCCTGCGGACGGGGCAGGACAGTTACCAGAACCGATTTGTGTTACCAGCGGCTACAGTAGAAGAAGAATTTGTTTCAGCCGGATTCAAAATTCAGGAGCGACTCGACTTCCTGCCGTTCTATGCCATGTGGCGAGTGTACGTATTGCGCAAAGGGTAG
- a CDS encoding sensor histidine kinase, giving the protein MEFKQSLAQRIIIAFALMSALVAGAFAFGIVATVHLVEERLISSVLGGDLQRLLRMDSVSDWSHRPRPDQLFYFSGGRDDFELPKDLRHLDAGFHEVFRDQLSYHAMVEIVDGRRYVLLQDQSDFEERERVLFAVVVVGFVLSLALAVILGWLLARRVMAPVIRLARQVRHRDQLLGLAPPLAPDYAADEVGQLAVAFDDTLGRLRDALTRERLFTSDVSHELRTPLMVLATSCELLMENPNLDSRSRSQVERIARATEEMRELVKTFLMLARAQRDEGAVASRATLREVADDLTGVWRDTIEQKGLALHYDGRAGASQVLYNATFLQSVMGNLLRNAAHYTDSGYIRLSLEPAGFSVEDSGVGIPEEQREAMFRPFVRGDERRGEGLGLGLSLVQRICDDQGWRVTLTTTLPHGCRFQVDLSQGKTANLDTDGGEQASIAD; this is encoded by the coding sequence ATGGAGTTTAAGCAGAGCCTTGCCCAGCGCATCATCATCGCCTTTGCCTTGATGAGCGCATTGGTGGCCGGGGCGTTTGCCTTCGGTATCGTCGCCACCGTCCACCTGGTTGAAGAACGGTTGATTTCATCGGTGCTCGGTGGCGACCTGCAGCGCCTGCTGCGCATGGACAGCGTCAGCGACTGGAGCCATCGGCCGCGGCCGGACCAGTTGTTCTACTTCAGCGGCGGGCGCGATGACTTCGAGCTGCCCAAGGACTTGCGTCACCTCGATGCGGGCTTCCATGAAGTGTTCCGCGACCAGTTGTCGTACCACGCCATGGTTGAAATCGTCGATGGTCGCCGGTATGTACTGCTGCAGGACCAGAGCGACTTCGAGGAGCGCGAGCGGGTACTGTTCGCGGTGGTGGTGGTCGGCTTCGTGCTCAGCCTGGCACTGGCGGTGATCCTTGGTTGGCTGTTGGCCCGCCGGGTGATGGCGCCGGTAATCCGGCTGGCCCGTCAGGTCCGCCATCGTGATCAGTTGCTCGGGTTGGCGCCACCCTTGGCGCCGGACTACGCCGCCGATGAGGTTGGTCAACTGGCGGTGGCGTTCGACGACACCCTGGGGCGCCTGCGCGATGCGTTGACCCGTGAGCGGCTGTTCACCAGTGATGTCAGCCATGAACTGCGCACACCGCTGATGGTGCTGGCCACCTCCTGTGAACTGTTGATGGAGAACCCGAACCTGGACAGCCGTTCGCGCAGCCAGGTCGAGCGAATCGCCCGGGCCACGGAAGAGATGCGCGAACTGGTCAAGACCTTCCTCATGCTTGCCCGTGCCCAGCGTGATGAAGGTGCGGTGGCCTCCCGTGCGACCCTGCGTGAAGTCGCCGATGACCTGACCGGCGTTTGGCGCGACACCATCGAGCAGAAGGGCCTGGCGCTGCACTACGATGGCCGGGCCGGCGCCAGCCAGGTGTTGTACAACGCCACGTTCCTGCAATCGGTGATGGGTAACCTGTTGCGCAACGCCGCCCACTACACCGACAGTGGCTACATTCGACTGAGCCTCGAGCCCGCAGGCTTCAGTGTCGAGGACAGCGGTGTGGGGATTCCCGAGGAACAGCGCGAAGCAATGTTCCGGCCGTTCGTGCGTGGTGACGAGCGTCGCGGCGAGGGGCTGGGGTTGGGCCTGTCGCTGGTTCAACGCATCTGCGATGACCAGGGCTGGCGGGTCACCCTGACGACCACGCTACCCCATGGCTGCCGTTTCCAGGTGGACCTGAGCCAGGGGAAAACGGCGAATCTGGATACGGATGGCGGCGAACAGGCATCGATCGCTGATTAA